The Mycolicibacterium boenickei genome has a segment encoding these proteins:
- a CDS encoding ABC transporter substrate-binding protein — protein sequence MPTTWSRRGFFTVTAAMALVAACSTQKPGEVRKDGSVTVRHLFGDTNIPGPPKRVVSAGFTEQDDLLALGVVPVATTEWFGGEPHAVWPWAQPKLGGAQPAVLSLTDGIQVDEIKALNPDLIVATNAGLDADTYAKLSEIAPTIAQSGPDAFFEPWRDQATLIGQALFQNDAMTGLIAGVDDRFKTVATNNPGFAGKKAMLLAGTLFRDGVQTQTGWRTEFLTQMGFVIPPTPELIPRSDFASVLDAADVLIWTTESDQERDALLADPTIAELRATTRKRHVFTPKDLAGAIAFASPLSYPVVADQLPPLLNQALT from the coding sequence GTGCCGACAACCTGGTCACGGCGAGGGTTTTTCACGGTCACCGCTGCGATGGCCCTGGTCGCCGCATGTAGCACGCAAAAGCCCGGCGAAGTCAGAAAAGACGGTTCGGTAACCGTCCGCCACCTCTTCGGCGACACCAACATCCCCGGACCGCCGAAACGCGTGGTGAGCGCAGGGTTCACCGAACAGGACGACCTGCTGGCCCTCGGTGTCGTCCCGGTCGCCACGACCGAGTGGTTCGGGGGCGAGCCGCACGCGGTGTGGCCCTGGGCGCAACCGAAACTCGGGGGCGCCCAGCCCGCCGTGCTCAGCCTGACCGACGGCATCCAGGTCGACGAGATCAAAGCGCTCAATCCGGACCTGATCGTGGCCACCAACGCCGGACTCGACGCCGACACCTACGCCAAGCTGTCCGAGATCGCGCCGACCATCGCGCAGTCCGGCCCCGACGCGTTCTTCGAACCGTGGCGCGACCAGGCCACCCTGATCGGTCAGGCGCTGTTCCAGAACGACGCGATGACTGGGCTGATCGCCGGGGTGGACGACAGGTTCAAGACGGTGGCCACCAACAACCCGGGATTCGCCGGCAAGAAGGCCATGCTGCTGGCCGGCACCTTGTTCCGCGACGGCGTGCAAACCCAGACGGGGTGGCGCACCGAGTTCCTCACTCAGATGGGCTTCGTCATTCCCCCGACACCGGAGCTGATCCCGCGCTCAGACTTCGCCTCGGTGCTCGACGCCGCCGACGTGCTGATCTGGACCACCGAGAGCGATCAGGAGCGCGACGCCCTGCTCGCCGACCCAACGATCGCCGAGTTGCGGGCAACCACCCGCAAGCGGCACGTTTTCACCCCCAAAGACCTGGCCGGCGCCATCGCGTTCGCCTCTCCGCTGTCCTACCCCGTGGTGGCCGACCAACTGCCGCCACTGCTCAACCAGGCACTGACCTGA
- a CDS encoding YeiH family protein: MTSTEERSEERSSKLGYAVAGVLVVIALGAATRFLETQVPHWAAGTPLAKVAKSVEFPVYAIALGLIGNAVLARFALRDVLSQGFRTEFFIKTGLVLLGASINLKVLATAAGPAIIQALLLISIVFGFTWWLGGRLGLDDKLRALLASAVSICGVSAAIAAAGAVQARKEQLAYAASLVIVFALPSIFLLPWLADVFGLSDAVAGAWIGGNIDTTAAVAAAGTIAGEHALQIATIVKTTQNALIGIVAIALTAYFALKVERQSDTPDPTVARPSLREFWDRFPKFVLGFIAASVVGTLYLQFAADGKAAIATVNDLRTWFLIFAFVAIGLEFSLRGLKEAGWRPIVLFAAATVVNIVVALGLASLLFGGLFGSFGTG, from the coding sequence ATGACCAGCACCGAGGAACGCTCCGAAGAGCGCTCATCGAAGCTCGGTTACGCCGTCGCCGGCGTGCTGGTGGTCATCGCACTGGGCGCAGCGACCCGATTCCTGGAGACCCAGGTGCCCCACTGGGCCGCCGGAACCCCGTTGGCCAAAGTCGCCAAGTCAGTCGAATTCCCGGTCTACGCAATCGCTCTCGGCCTGATCGGCAATGCCGTCTTGGCGAGGTTCGCGCTCCGTGACGTGCTGTCGCAGGGCTTTCGCACCGAGTTCTTCATCAAGACCGGCCTGGTCCTGCTCGGCGCCTCGATCAATCTCAAGGTGCTCGCCACCGCCGCGGGGCCCGCGATCATCCAAGCCCTGCTGCTGATCTCGATCGTCTTCGGGTTCACCTGGTGGCTGGGCGGACGACTCGGACTCGACGACAAACTGCGGGCACTGCTCGCCTCGGCGGTGTCGATCTGCGGGGTGAGTGCGGCCATCGCGGCCGCAGGTGCCGTCCAGGCTCGCAAGGAGCAACTGGCCTACGCGGCGTCGCTCGTCATCGTGTTCGCCCTGCCCTCGATCTTCCTGCTGCCGTGGCTGGCCGACGTGTTCGGGCTGTCCGACGCGGTCGCCGGGGCCTGGATCGGCGGCAACATCGACACCACCGCGGCCGTGGCCGCGGCAGGCACGATCGCCGGTGAGCACGCGCTGCAAATCGCCACCATCGTCAAGACCACACAGAACGCGTTGATCGGCATCGTCGCCATCGCCCTCACCGCCTACTTCGCCTTGAAGGTCGAGCGCCAGTCCGACACGCCCGACCCGACGGTGGCACGTCCGTCGCTGCGCGAATTCTGGGACCGGTTCCCGAAATTCGTCCTCGGCTTCATCGCCGCCTCGGTCGTCGGCACGCTGTATCTGCAGTTCGCGGCCGACGGCAAGGCGGCCATCGCGACGGTCAACGACCTGCGGACCTGGTTCCTGATCTTTGCCTTCGTCGCGATCGGCCTGGAGTTCTCGCTGCGCGGCCTCAAGGAGGCAGGCTGGCGGCCCATCGTGCTGTTCGCGGCGGCGACCGTGGTCAACATCGTGGTGGCGCTCGGGTTGGCCTCCCTGCTCTTCGGCGGTTTGTTCGGCAGCTTCGGCACGGGGTAG
- a CDS encoding heme-binding protein: MFSRVIAAGAISLSLLAVGAPVAAAEGPNCTAADLAGVMAGVRAATSAYLFSHPDVNAFFTSLKGQSNEQMADSVRVYLQDKPEIKAELTGIRQPATDFRNRCGG, encoded by the coding sequence ATGTTCTCCCGTGTGATCGCCGCCGGCGCAATCAGCTTGTCGCTCTTGGCCGTTGGTGCGCCCGTCGCCGCAGCGGAAGGGCCGAACTGCACCGCTGCCGACCTGGCCGGTGTGATGGCCGGGGTCCGCGCGGCCACCTCGGCATATCTGTTCAGCCATCCGGACGTCAACGCGTTCTTCACCAGCCTCAAGGGGCAGTCCAACGAGCAGATGGCCGATTCGGTGCGGGTCTACCTCCAGGACAAGCCGGAGATCAAGGCAGAGCTGACGGGTATCCGGCAACCGGCGACTGATTTCCGCAACCGCTGCGGCGGATAG
- a CDS encoding TetR/AcrR family transcriptional regulator, protein MGRPSTPILSMDRITSAAMNLVNTTGGFTIPELARRLKVSPSSLYNHVSGREQIVELLRERAMSEVELPDVDADRPWAEILADIMRSYRNSFARYPRLIPLLTAHAVNSRQALTMYNALAVTLTRAGFSPTDTLRTITLVDNYVLGSALDLTAPDKPWESGDPVGPELTAALATGAPRPARADDAFEYGLAVLLRGLVRT, encoded by the coding sequence ATGGGGCGACCATCGACACCGATCCTGTCAATGGACCGGATCACCAGTGCGGCAATGAATCTCGTCAACACAACCGGTGGATTCACCATCCCCGAACTGGCCCGCAGGCTCAAGGTCAGCCCGTCGTCGCTGTACAACCACGTGTCCGGACGCGAGCAGATCGTCGAACTGCTCCGCGAACGGGCCATGTCGGAAGTCGAGTTGCCCGACGTCGACGCCGACCGGCCGTGGGCCGAGATCCTGGCCGACATCATGCGCTCGTACCGCAACAGCTTCGCCCGCTATCCGCGGCTGATTCCCCTGCTCACCGCCCACGCCGTCAACAGCCGCCAGGCGCTGACGATGTACAACGCGTTGGCCGTCACCCTGACCCGCGCCGGGTTCAGCCCCACCGACACGCTGCGGACCATCACCCTGGTCGACAACTACGTGCTGGGGTCGGCCCTCGACCTCACTGCCCCCGACAAACCGTGGGAGTCCGGGGATCCGGTCGGTCCGGAGTTGACCGCCGCGCTGGCCACCGGCGCGCCCCGGCCGGCGCGTGCCGACGATGCCTTCGAATACGGTCTGGCGGTGCTCCTGCGCGGACTGGTCCGGACCTGA
- a CDS encoding amidohydrolase, translating to MTTLFHGGVIWTPTMTTDALLVGDGVVQAVGDDASASTADRKIDLEGGFLMPSFGDGHAHPLFGGLESAGPAVRPCRSIEQIVSAVKEFADANPDQEWIVGASYDGSLAPDGLFDARWLDAAVPDRPVVLRAWDYHTFWVNSAALQRAGITADTPEPVLGEIPRREDGTPLGTLREWGATDLITAVMPARDEAVRVAALGTAADYYLARGVTWVQDAWVEPAELDTYLAAVRQGALRMRFNLAFYADPRHFDTQVTQYAAARDRVQAAGSPLLTAQTVKFFADGVVENETGALLEPYCSGLHSHGMQLWEGDTLAEAARRVDELGLQIHIHAIGDAAVRQALDAIEYVARHNGPRDRRPVIAHAQLVDDDDLGRFAELGVIPNMQPLWAQMDALMTVLTIPRLGTQRADRQYRMRTLESSGAALAFGSDWPVSSGAPLDGIAVAVSRCTSEGEPVGGWTPQEVLPIEHALTSYTTAVAYQAFAEENWGRIVPGASADLVWLDRDPRYLPPSELPALKVRATYLQGTQVYSAAE from the coding sequence ATGACCACTCTGTTCCATGGCGGTGTCATCTGGACACCCACGATGACCACCGATGCGCTGCTGGTCGGCGATGGCGTGGTGCAGGCAGTGGGTGACGACGCATCGGCGTCGACGGCCGATCGGAAGATCGACCTCGAAGGCGGCTTCCTGATGCCGTCGTTCGGCGACGGTCATGCCCACCCGCTGTTCGGCGGTCTGGAGTCGGCAGGCCCCGCGGTTCGGCCCTGCCGGTCGATCGAGCAGATCGTGTCGGCGGTCAAGGAGTTCGCCGACGCGAATCCTGATCAGGAGTGGATCGTGGGCGCGTCGTACGACGGCAGCCTCGCCCCCGATGGCTTGTTCGACGCGCGATGGCTCGACGCGGCGGTCCCGGACCGGCCGGTGGTGTTGCGCGCCTGGGACTACCACACTTTCTGGGTCAATTCGGCTGCGTTGCAGCGCGCGGGCATCACCGCTGACACGCCTGAGCCGGTGCTCGGTGAGATTCCGCGCCGTGAGGACGGCACGCCGCTGGGCACATTGCGCGAGTGGGGCGCCACCGATCTGATCACCGCCGTCATGCCGGCCCGTGACGAGGCCGTCCGGGTCGCGGCGTTGGGTACGGCCGCCGACTACTACCTGGCCCGCGGCGTGACGTGGGTTCAGGACGCCTGGGTCGAACCGGCCGAGCTCGACACCTACCTCGCGGCCGTCCGGCAGGGCGCCCTGCGGATGCGGTTCAATCTGGCGTTCTATGCCGATCCGCGCCACTTCGACACGCAGGTAACGCAATACGCAGCGGCCAGGGACCGGGTTCAGGCCGCGGGCTCGCCGCTGCTGACCGCGCAGACCGTGAAGTTCTTCGCCGACGGCGTGGTGGAGAACGAGACCGGCGCGCTGCTGGAGCCGTATTGCTCGGGCCTGCACTCGCACGGCATGCAGTTGTGGGAGGGCGACACCCTGGCCGAGGCGGCCAGGAGGGTGGACGAGCTGGGTCTGCAGATCCACATCCACGCCATCGGCGATGCCGCGGTCCGCCAGGCCCTGGACGCCATCGAATACGTTGCGCGGCACAACGGTCCGCGGGACCGCCGGCCCGTGATCGCCCATGCCCAGCTGGTGGACGACGACGATCTGGGCCGGTTCGCGGAGCTGGGTGTCATCCCGAACATGCAGCCGCTGTGGGCGCAGATGGACGCCCTGATGACGGTGCTCACGATTCCCCGGCTCGGAACCCAACGGGCCGACCGCCAGTACCGGATGCGCACGCTGGAGAGTTCCGGTGCGGCACTGGCGTTCGGATCGGACTGGCCGGTGTCTTCGGGGGCGCCGCTGGACGGTATCGCGGTCGCGGTGTCGCGGTGCACTTCCGAGGGTGAGCCGGTGGGCGGCTGGACCCCGCAGGAGGTCCTCCCCATCGAGCACGCGCTGACGTCGTACACCACGGCCGTCGCGTATCAGGCTTTCGCGGAAGAGAATTGGGGCCGCATCGTCCCCGGCGCGAGTGCTGACCTGGTCTGGCTGGACCGCGATCCGCGGTATCTGCCGCCGTCGGAACTCCCGGCACTGAAGGTGCGCGCCACCTATCTGCAGGGCACGCAGGTCTATTCGGCCGCGGAATGA
- a CDS encoding APC family permease, protein MSDVAEETEGRLRRALGLPSLVLFGLVYMVPLTVFTTYGIVTQTTGGRLSVAYLVTLAAMVFTARSYAVMAVAFPVAGSAYTYTQKTFGAPVGFLAGWSLLLDYLFLPMINYLVIGIYLHAALPAIPSWVFVVLAIAIVTVLNIVGIVSVARANFVIIAVQAIFIVTFLVLATSKVFSLGMLDLMAPLRGDGTATGFSPVLAGAAILCLSFLGFDAVSTLSEEAKEPRRSVPQAIMIATLVSGVIFVVLSYLGQLVFPSNQFGDVESGSLDLMLTAGGQFLQTFFTAAYVAGALGSAITSQASVARILYAMGRDGILPRPIFGYVSPRFATPVYAILAVSVVSLLATTISLATLASLISFGALVAFSVVNLSVIKHYFVDLREREGIQVVSNLVLPLIGFLLTVWLWTSLSGVTLIVGLCWLAVGFVWLAGVTRGFQRPTPVLDMKE, encoded by the coding sequence ATGTCCGATGTGGCTGAAGAGACCGAGGGCCGGCTACGGCGCGCCCTGGGGCTGCCGTCGTTGGTGCTGTTCGGTCTGGTCTACATGGTGCCGCTCACGGTGTTCACCACGTACGGCATCGTCACCCAGACCACCGGTGGCCGGCTGTCGGTCGCCTATCTGGTGACGCTGGCGGCCATGGTGTTCACCGCCCGGTCCTACGCGGTGATGGCGGTCGCCTTCCCGGTCGCGGGGTCGGCATACACCTACACGCAGAAGACTTTCGGCGCCCCGGTCGGATTCCTCGCCGGCTGGTCCCTGCTACTGGATTACCTGTTCCTGCCGATGATCAACTACCTGGTGATCGGGATCTATCTGCATGCAGCATTGCCCGCGATTCCGTCCTGGGTGTTCGTCGTGCTGGCCATCGCCATCGTGACGGTGCTCAACATTGTCGGCATCGTGTCGGTGGCCAGGGCGAACTTCGTCATCATCGCGGTGCAGGCGATCTTCATCGTGACGTTCCTGGTGCTGGCCACCTCCAAGGTGTTCAGCCTGGGCATGCTCGACCTGATGGCGCCGCTCCGTGGCGACGGTACCGCGACCGGATTCAGCCCCGTGCTGGCCGGCGCGGCGATCCTGTGCCTGTCGTTCCTCGGTTTCGACGCGGTGTCCACCCTGTCGGAGGAGGCCAAGGAGCCCAGACGGTCTGTGCCGCAGGCGATCATGATCGCCACACTGGTTTCCGGCGTGATCTTCGTCGTGCTGTCGTATCTCGGACAGTTGGTGTTCCCGTCCAATCAGTTCGGCGACGTCGAGTCGGGATCGCTTGACCTGATGCTGACCGCGGGCGGACAGTTCCTGCAGACCTTCTTCACCGCGGCCTACGTCGCCGGTGCGCTCGGATCCGCCATCACGTCACAGGCTTCGGTGGCCCGAATCCTGTACGCGATGGGACGCGACGGCATCCTGCCGCGCCCGATCTTCGGCTACGTCTCGCCGCGGTTCGCCACCCCGGTGTACGCGATCCTGGCCGTGTCGGTCGTGTCGCTGCTGGCCACCACGATCTCTTTGGCCACGCTGGCCTCGCTCATCAGTTTCGGTGCGCTGGTGGCATTTTCGGTGGTCAACCTGTCGGTCATCAAGCATTATTTCGTCGACCTACGAGAGCGCGAGGGCATTCAGGTGGTCAGCAACCTCGTCCTGCCGCTGATCGGCTTCCTGCTGACCGTGTGGCTGTGGACGAGTCTGTCCGGGGTCACGCTGATCGTCGGGTTGTGCTGGCTGGCGGTGGGATTCGTGTGGTTGGCCGGAGTTACCCGCGGATTCCAGCGGCCGACGCCGGTGCTGGACATGAAGGAGTAA
- a CDS encoding organic hydroperoxide resistance protein — protein MTTSQTDNVLYTAQTHTTGGRQGESYSSDGNLDIQLTPPGGTGTGTNPEQLFAAGWSACFLSAMGLTAGKHNVKLPAETAVDAEVDLLNTDGAFSLRARLNVTIPGVDRETAQAIADDAHQVCPYSKATRGNIDVTISVG, from the coding sequence GTGACCACCAGCCAGACCGACAACGTCCTCTACACCGCCCAGACCCACACCACCGGCGGGCGCCAGGGCGAGTCCTACAGCTCCGACGGCAACCTCGACATCCAGCTCACCCCGCCCGGCGGCACCGGCACCGGCACCAACCCCGAGCAGCTGTTCGCGGCAGGCTGGTCGGCGTGCTTTCTGAGCGCCATGGGCCTCACCGCGGGCAAGCACAACGTGAAGCTGCCCGCCGAGACCGCAGTCGACGCCGAGGTAGACCTGCTCAACACCGACGGAGCGTTCTCCCTGCGGGCGCGGCTCAACGTCACCATCCCGGGTGTCGACCGGGAGACCGCACAAGCCATCGCCGACGACGCGCACCAGGTCTGCCCGTACTCGAAGGCGACCCGCGGCAACATCGACGTCACCATCAGCGTGGGCTGA
- a CDS encoding MarR family winged helix-turn-helix transcriptional regulator produces MAPRPPQLSDFLCFAVYSANLAYGKAYKPILDAKGITYTQYIAIVALSEQDHQTVGSLGEKLFLESNTLTPILKKLEALGYVTRQRDPGDERQVIVSLTDAGRELREEAFEMDLVAATGLSLDELKTMQRGVSTLRDNLRNYLRDNA; encoded by the coding sequence ATGGCACCTCGTCCCCCGCAGCTCTCGGACTTCCTGTGCTTTGCCGTCTACTCGGCCAATCTGGCGTACGGCAAGGCCTACAAGCCGATCCTGGACGCCAAGGGCATCACGTACACGCAGTACATCGCCATCGTGGCGCTCTCGGAGCAGGACCACCAGACCGTCGGCAGCCTGGGGGAGAAGCTGTTCCTGGAGTCCAACACGCTGACGCCCATCCTCAAGAAGCTCGAGGCTCTCGGCTACGTCACCCGGCAACGCGACCCCGGCGATGAGCGCCAGGTCATCGTGAGCCTCACCGACGCCGGCCGCGAACTCCGCGAGGAGGCCTTCGAGATGGACCTCGTGGCGGCGACCGGGCTCTCGTTGGATGAACTCAAGACCATGCAGCGCGGGGTCTCCACGCTCCGGGACAACCTGCGGAACTACCTGCGGGACAACGCCTGA
- a CDS encoding universal stress protein has product MRQGPLAGRYPAVATMVTLALIPYLALSAAVDPLVPIISEQLNLSAQTMSLGFGLGNAAYAVGTVLAVQFAQHLPQRRMLLAYAVVLVVGSVLAAAAVNGAMFIGGHILQGLATSMLLIAAAPPLTIGFPRDKLRHTAVIMNMCVFGAVALGPFIGGAQAEALAWRPLFWIIAAIAVGALVMAALTFEDAPPADLDAPRDLRAIGLASVGCAAAFIGAAQLTSHEFTDPVAIVPMLGGLALIVVLIVYQFRSRRPLLTVRTMLTSSIPVAGVGLALFAAAASVAATALTAQVFMQTYSPVQVGLLYLPELGGAVVMAFVFGFVISRRAMHYLPLVGMALLAAGIVVFRFAIPANQPLALLASALTGLALGATVAPALFVAGFSLQSNSLQRVFAIIELLRAVAAFMVAPIFAHFAARAAGGLTAGAGDALWIGFGLAVGGAVFGVAVYALSGARPQTPDLDQFLDGESPAWYSPPLLARLRPGLTAPAVTPDLARPVARPEAAAAASPGPVLFAYDGSTRAASAIEQAATELSTERDALVVCVWQPVDVGFTPVEATHFDADQATEVRRAAAQTAAHGASLATRAGFRARSVAVEAAPIWKGIVETARDHNASLIVVGPHRRSGLLGHLEGSVAGAVVAHACTPVLVVPEQHSDQALSRR; this is encoded by the coding sequence ATGCGCCAGGGTCCGCTCGCCGGCCGGTATCCCGCGGTGGCCACCATGGTCACCCTGGCGCTGATTCCTTACCTGGCACTCTCCGCCGCGGTCGATCCGCTGGTGCCGATCATCTCCGAGCAGCTGAACCTGTCGGCGCAGACCATGAGCCTCGGCTTCGGTCTGGGCAACGCCGCCTATGCGGTAGGCACAGTCCTGGCCGTGCAGTTCGCCCAGCATCTGCCTCAACGCAGGATGCTGCTGGCCTATGCGGTCGTCCTGGTGGTGGGGTCGGTGCTCGCCGCGGCGGCGGTCAACGGGGCGATGTTCATCGGCGGCCACATCCTGCAAGGCCTGGCCACCAGCATGCTGTTGATCGCCGCGGCGCCGCCGCTGACCATCGGCTTCCCGAGGGACAAGCTGCGGCATACGGCCGTGATCATGAACATGTGCGTGTTCGGCGCCGTCGCCCTCGGCCCGTTCATCGGCGGCGCGCAGGCCGAAGCCCTGGCGTGGCGGCCACTGTTCTGGATCATCGCGGCGATCGCCGTCGGAGCCCTCGTGATGGCCGCTTTGACGTTCGAGGACGCACCGCCCGCCGACCTCGATGCTCCCCGGGACCTGCGGGCCATCGGCTTGGCGTCCGTCGGCTGCGCCGCCGCGTTCATCGGTGCCGCACAACTCACCAGCCACGAATTCACCGACCCGGTGGCGATCGTGCCGATGTTGGGCGGGCTGGCCCTGATCGTGGTGCTCATCGTCTACCAGTTCCGGTCCCGCCGGCCATTGCTGACCGTCCGCACCATGCTGACCAGTTCGATCCCCGTCGCCGGTGTCGGCCTGGCATTGTTCGCCGCGGCCGCCTCGGTGGCAGCGACGGCCCTGACGGCCCAAGTGTTCATGCAGACCTACAGCCCGGTGCAGGTGGGCCTGCTGTACCTGCCCGAACTCGGCGGAGCTGTGGTGATGGCCTTCGTGTTCGGGTTCGTCATCTCCCGGCGGGCCATGCACTACCTGCCCCTGGTCGGCATGGCGCTGCTGGCGGCAGGCATCGTGGTGTTCCGGTTCGCCATCCCCGCCAATCAACCGTTGGCACTACTGGCCTCGGCGCTGACCGGGCTGGCATTGGGCGCCACGGTGGCCCCCGCATTGTTCGTCGCCGGTTTCTCGCTGCAGTCCAACAGCCTTCAACGCGTGTTCGCGATCATCGAGTTGTTGCGAGCCGTGGCCGCCTTCATGGTCGCGCCGATCTTCGCGCATTTCGCTGCCAGAGCGGCCGGCGGTCTGACCGCAGGCGCGGGCGACGCCCTGTGGATCGGATTCGGACTGGCGGTCGGCGGCGCCGTCTTCGGGGTGGCCGTCTATGCGCTCAGTGGCGCTCGGCCCCAGACGCCCGATCTCGACCAGTTCCTCGATGGTGAGTCGCCGGCCTGGTACTCGCCGCCGCTGTTGGCCCGGTTGCGGCCCGGCCTGACTGCGCCGGCCGTGACGCCCGACCTGGCCCGTCCCGTCGCGCGGCCCGAAGCCGCCGCTGCTGCGTCCCCCGGGCCGGTGCTGTTCGCCTACGACGGGTCGACGCGCGCCGCCTCGGCCATCGAGCAGGCGGCAACCGAGCTGTCGACCGAGCGCGACGCCCTGGTGGTGTGCGTGTGGCAACCCGTCGACGTCGGATTCACCCCCGTCGAGGCGACCCATTTCGACGCCGACCAGGCCACCGAGGTTCGCCGCGCGGCTGCGCAGACGGCGGCGCACGGCGCGTCGCTGGCCACCCGCGCCGGCTTCCGGGCCCGCAGCGTGGCCGTCGAGGCGGCACCGATCTGGAAAGGCATCGTCGAGACCGCCCGCGACCACAACGCGAGCCTCATCGTGGTCGGCCCGCACCGGCGCAGTGGACTGCTGGGACACCTGGAAGGAAGTGTGGCCGGCGCCGTCGTCGCGCATGCCTGCACACCGGTCCTGGTCGTCCCGGAGCAGCACAGCGATCAGGCGTTGTCCCGCAGGTAG
- a CDS encoding alcohol dehydrogenase catalytic domain-containing protein, whose amino-acid sequence MRAVVVDSAGKIHVETRPDPVLPGPDGAIVRVEAASICGSDLHFLEGHYPIADPVSVGHEAVGTIVEIGPEVTGFAVGDRVLVSSVAGCGHCNGCATHDPIRCVQGPQIFGTGFLGGAQAELLAVPGANFQLLKMPDGISTEQALLLTDNLATGWAAAKRADIPVGGSVAVIGLGAVGMCALRSAITLGAAKVFAVDPVEARRERAAASGAITFAPPSAQAIREATGGLGVDSVIDAVGMDASINDAIDAARAGGTVSIVGVHDLQPYPMPALGCLLRSLTIRFTTAPVQQTWPELIPLLQAGRLDVDGIFTTTMSLNDAAEGYAKAFSRSGEDLKVQLKP is encoded by the coding sequence ATGCGCGCAGTCGTCGTCGATAGCGCCGGAAAGATCCACGTCGAAACCCGGCCCGACCCGGTGTTGCCCGGGCCCGACGGGGCAATCGTCCGGGTCGAGGCCGCGTCGATCTGCGGATCGGATCTGCACTTTCTGGAGGGCCACTACCCGATCGCCGACCCGGTGTCCGTCGGGCACGAGGCCGTCGGCACGATCGTCGAAATCGGTCCGGAGGTAACCGGATTCGCCGTCGGCGACCGGGTGCTGGTGTCGTCGGTGGCCGGCTGCGGACACTGCAACGGCTGCGCCACCCACGACCCGATCCGCTGCGTACAGGGCCCGCAGATCTTCGGCACCGGGTTCCTCGGCGGGGCGCAGGCCGAACTGCTGGCGGTGCCGGGCGCGAACTTCCAGCTGCTGAAGATGCCCGACGGCATCAGCACCGAGCAGGCCCTGCTGCTGACCGACAACCTGGCCACCGGCTGGGCCGCGGCCAAACGCGCCGACATCCCGGTCGGCGGCTCGGTCGCGGTGATCGGCCTGGGCGCGGTCGGCATGTGCGCCCTGCGTAGTGCCATCACCCTCGGTGCGGCAAAGGTTTTCGCGGTGGACCCGGTGGAGGCCCGGCGCGAGCGCGCGGCGGCCTCGGGCGCGATCACGTTCGCCCCGCCATCAGCCCAGGCGATCCGGGAGGCCACCGGCGGCCTCGGCGTGGACTCGGTCATCGACGCGGTGGGCATGGACGCCTCGATCAACGACGCCATCGACGCCGCCCGCGCCGGCGGCACGGTGTCCATCGTCGGCGTGCACGATCTGCAGCCCTACCCGATGCCGGCACTGGGCTGCCTGCTGCGCAGCCTGACCATCCGTTTCACCACCGCGCCGGTCCAGCAGACCTGGCCCGAGCTGATCCCGCTGCTGCAGGCCGGCCGACTCGATGTCGACGGGATCTTCACCACGACGATGTCGCTGAACGACGCCGCCGAGGGTTACGCCAAGGCGTTCTCCCGCTCGGGTGAAGACCTGAAGGTTCAGCTCAAGCCGTAG